In the genome of Chloroflexota bacterium, the window ACTCACCTAAATCTGCCCATACTATAGCATTATTGGCTTCTAACGCCCAGCTAGAAGCCAATGATTATGTGATTAATTACGCGGTTTAGTTGCTTGCTGCATTGCCCAATTGCTTGGATTTGGGGGCAAAACCATAGCGTTGATCAAGCTTGCGACCCACATAGGGCAGAATGAAGAAGGGTAAAGAAACTTCAGCCGCAAAAATCCACATGTTAACATCAACCCCAAGGCGGGCAATAATTTGATTGAGGGTTGCGACACACACAAAGGCATATGATTGGGTCATCCATTGATAGTGTAGGCGTAGCCAGCGTCGCCCCAAGCGTTTACGAAAGAAAATCACGCTATAGGCAAAGCTGGCTGAGGCCATTCCCAATCCATTCAGGACATCGGGCGCACTAACTCCTGCCCGACTGATGACGATGCCTGTACTGAAGAGGGTTACCCATCCCAACAAATAGCCTTTGCCAATCCATCGATGGGTGGTTGTGCCGTTGGGCCAGCGATGGGCCGCCAAGCCAGTGCCAAGTGCTAAGACCGCCCCCATAATATGCAAAATCAGAAACATTGCCATACCTCACCAGTAAAGAAGCCTAATTCCAATGACTGGAGTTTAGCAATGTGCGCGTGCTAGTCCATCAGTACTAAGTGTTACAACCAAACTAGATCAAAAGAACTAGTTGAGGTTAACCATAATGTTGCCTACTATTGTCTGTCGGGCAATGCTATCGTATCTCCAATGCTCCACCTTTAATCCACGAGGAACCTAGTGATGGATACGGCCTTACCCCTGATTGCCATTCGCGATATCTACAACCAGAGTTTACCATTTGGCTCGTTATGGCGCGATCAAGCGGCGCTTTTGGTGTTTTTGCGCCATCCAGGTTGTGCGGTGTGTCGGCGTAATTTGCTCGATTTGTATGATTACACCACGGCTTTTCGCATGTTGGATATTAATTTGGCGGTGATTACGATGGCCGAGCCAGCCGCTGCCCAAGCCTTTGCGCGGCTTTATCGCTTGCCCATCCCAATCTATAGCGATCCAGAGCGCCAAATTTATCGGGCAACTGGGTTTAGTGAGGGTAGTTTATACAGTGTGGCTAGTCCTCAGGTGATGTTGCATCAGGCTTGGCAATTTTTGCAGGGGCATTGGGTTGGGGGTGGGCAAGGTCA includes:
- a CDS encoding redoxin domain-containing protein, coding for MDTALPLIAIRDIYNQSLPFGSLWRDQAALLVFLRHPGCAVCRRNLLDLYDYTTAFRMLDINLAVITMAEPAAAQAFARLYRLPIPIYSDPERQIYRATGFSEGSLYSVASPQVMLHQAWQFLQGHWVGGGQGQSLTQHGGHALIKCRATAPSYIHVADPIYRYPAWQSVLEYTQQRFYTPEEINPSFARQLA
- a CDS encoding DUF2306 domain-containing protein; protein product: MFLILHIMGAVLALGTGLAAHRWPNGTTTHRWIGKGYLLGWVTLFSTGIVISRAGVSAPDVLNGLGMASASFAYSVIFFRKRLGRRWLRLHYQWMTQSYAFVCVATLNQIIARLGVDVNMWIFAAEVSLPFFILPYVGRKLDQRYGFAPKSKQLGNAASN